A region of Drosophila suzukii chromosome 2L, CBGP_Dsuzu_IsoJpt1.0, whole genome shotgun sequence DNA encodes the following proteins:
- the LOC108009912 gene encoding uncharacterized protein: MGKVYHAVQRATNIKLVPADAERKEKELRLDPPLFVTCDLDQFRDPDKKRAANDACEELDKLDAQDEISVSSIISALLRPIEPSDDQFKECDWGIDPKQFLPTKQAVIFKEQLFISKLRNTNCKLNENLKIFFERELEQIGRFCLNVEESFDGYVIFSSSEMKKGKGMVECGHQLKGKYDDKFLLICEKRSEFDRIDNTRVEKTLELRNHADLMLTAIRETKINEEVQRFKARIDIKDRDHVFVLDGGIMLLMRHLICNNFVGTFEYYTMNLYGRVLRCNLVVSKERKVVRIFYRTYKNVVQIFTQQCFNDELQDVAETFMTPEGRIVLHYWRGYNYLLHAACMPPKRKEPILPKLELCWRQNDQLARKFRELKALNYENATNYLSSNSQLADFMQDYVLNLLRYKPSNVLEFSIMFFQNMAK, encoded by the coding sequence ATGGGTAAGGTTTACCATGCAGTTCAGAGGGCTACCAACATTAAATTGGTCCCTGCAGATGctgaaagaaaagaaaaggaaCTGCGACTGGATCCACCGCTCTTCGTGACCTGTGACCTGGACCAGTTCCGAGATCCGGACAAGAAAAGAGCCGCCAACGATGCCTGCGAGGAGCTGGACAAACTGGATGCCCAGGACGAGATCAGTGTGTCGAGCATCATCTCGGCCCTTTTGCGACCCATCGAGCCCTCCGATGATCAGTTCAAGGAGTGCGACTGGGGCATCGATCCCAAGCAATTCCTGCCCACCAAACAGGCAGTGATCTTCAAGGAGCAGTTGTTCATCTCGAAGCTGCGGAATACCAACTGCAAGTTAAACGAGAACCTAAAGATCTTCTTCGAGCGCGAACTGGAGCAGATTGGGCGGTTCTGCCTGAATGTTGAAGAGTCCTTTGATGGCTACGTCATCTTCAGCAGCAGCGAGATGAAGAAGGGCAAGGGGATGGTGGAGTGTGGCCATCAGTTGAAGGGCAAGTACGATGACAAGTTCCTGCTGATCTGCGAGAAGAGGTCAGAGTTCGATCGAATCGATAACACGCGGGTGGAGAAGACCTTGGAGCTAAGGAATCATGCCGATTTGATGCTCACCGCCATTCGAGAAACCAAAATCAACGAGGAGGTGCAGCGCTTCAAGGCTCGCATCGATATCAAGGATCGCGACCATGTCTTCGTCCTCGATGGTGGCATCATGCTGCTTATGCGGCACCTGATCTGCAACAACTTCGTGGGCACCTTCGAGTACTACACCATGAACCTGTATGGTCGAGTTCTTAGATGCAATCTGGTGGTTTCTAAGGAACGCAAGGTAGTGCGCATCTTCTATCGCACTTACAAGAATGTCGTGCAGATCTTCACCCAGCAGTGCTTTAACGATGAGCTGCAAGATGTGGCCGAGACCTTCATGACCCCCGAGGGACGCATTGTCCTTCACTACTGGCGGGGCTACAACTACCTCCTGCACGCCGCTTGCATGCCGCCGAAGCGAAAGGAGCCCATCCTGCCCAAGCTGGAACTGTGTTGGCGCCAAAACGACCAGCTGGCCCGGAAGTTCCGGGAACTCAAGGCCCTAAATTACGAAAACGCCACCAATTATTTGAGCAGCAACTCGCAGCTGGCCGATTTCATGCAGGACTACGTCCTCAATCTGCTGCGATACAAGCCCAGCAATGTCCTCGAGTTCTCCATCATGTTTTTCCAGAACATGGCCAAGTGA